Below is a window of Mycoplasma sp. 2045 DNA.
CTTCTTTTGTAACTGAGTTAGCTAATTTTTCTTGAAGTTCGTTAACTTCTTTTTCTAATTGTTCTTTTTTGCTTAATTCATTTTGTAATTTTTCAATTTCTAAGTCTTTAGCAGATTTTTTTCTTTCGTAAACGTAATCATCATCAGCTGGGAAGTATGTTTCGTGATCTTTAATGATTTTGAAATCAACTACTTCTTTTAAGTTTCTTTTAGCTGCTTTGTCATCACGTTTCATTGTTTTTGGATCAATAGCTAATTCTTCTACTGTTTCTTCGTAATCTAAACCACCGTCGAATTTATCAACGTTAAGTTCGAATTCAGGAATGATATTTCCTTTTGAATCTTCATCATTAAATTCGATAACGATTCCTCCTCAGATTTTTTTATCTGTTTGGAATCAAGTTGCACACTCGTAACCTAATGATAAGAATCAGGTCATAGCGTCTTTACGAGTTTTGAATAGAGCTAAAGGACTTTCGACTTTTGGGTGTTTAAGAGCTCAAGGGTAGTTTTTATCCTTGTTAGGTCTATATAAACATTGTAAACGTTTCATATATCTCCTTTGTTTAAATAAGTAATTTTGTATAACGTTATATAAAATAAACTTTCGTTCCTCTTAATTATAAATGCTTTTTATAAATAATGATGATATATTTGTCTACTTATAACCCTATAATTTAGGGAAAAACGGTATTTTTTTGCTTTTTTTTCACAAAAATTAAGAAAAAATAGCTATTTTTTTGATGTTTTCCATAGTGTGTAAGGGGTAAACATATTTTGAACTTAATAGTAAAGTGTAAAAATCAAATGTGTAACAAAATTCAAAAATTTTTGCTTTTTTCTTTGGATTTCATCAAATTATGATAATAAAAAATAAATTTTTTATTAAGCGTTTAGTGATAAAATTACAATTATGCTAAATAATAGAGAAAATAAAATGAATGATATTGTTAATCACTTGAAGAACTCTGGATTTGTTTTTCAAGGAAGTGAAATTTATGGAGGATTGTCAAATACTTGAGATTATGGACCACTTGGTTCACTTTTAAAAGATAACATTGAGCAAGCTTGAAAACGTGAATTTGTTATCAAAGAAACTAACAACTACTTAATTGACTCAAAAATTTTAATGAACCCACAAGTTTGAGTAACAAGTGGTCACGTTTCTAACTTCTCTGACCCTTTAATTGAAAACAAAGTTAATGGAAAAAGATATAGAGCAGACAAATTGATTCAAGAAGTAAATCCTGATTTAATTCCTGAAAAAATGAGCTTTGATGAAATGGTCGCTTTTGTAAGAGACCACATCAAAGAATATGAAGGAGATAAAACAGATTGATCAGACATTAAGAAATTTAACTTAATGTTCGAAACTTCTCAAGGAGTTGTTGAGGGCGCTAAATCAAAAGTTTACTTAAGACCTGAAACAGCACAAGGTATTTTTATTAACTTCAAAAACGTTCAAAGAACAATGAGAGCTAAATTACCATTTGGTGTAGCACAAGTTGGAAAAAGCTTTAGAAATGAAGTTACGCCAGGAAACTTCATTTTCAGAACAAGGGAATTTGAACAAATGGAACTCGAATTCTTTACAAAACCTGAAGAAGCACAGCAATGATTTGACTACTATGTAAACAAAGCTTATAACTTTGTACAACAATTAGGAATTTCAAAAGACTTAATCAGAGTTAGAGCTCACGACCCAGAAGAGTTAGCCCACTATTCAGCAGGAACAAGTGATATTGAATTCAATTTTGCTTTTGGTTGAGGAGAATTACTGGGGGTTGCTAACAGAACAGATTACGATCTTAAGTCACATATGAATGCAACAGGAGAATCACTTGATTACTTAGATCCTGAAAATAATACAAAAGTTATTCCATATGTTATTGAACCAAGCATCGGATTAGATCGTTTAATGTTAGCTGTAATTACAAGTGCTTATGATGTAGAAGAATTAGAAAATAATGATTCAAGAATTGTTTTACGTTTCCCTTACGAAATTGCACCTTACAAAGTTGCTGTTATGCCACTTGTTAAAAAGTTAAATGAAAAATCAAAAGAAATTTTCAACAATTTAGTTGCTGCCGGAATTTCAGTAACTTATGATGAAGCTGGTTCAATTGGAAAAAGATACCGTCGTCAAGACGCAATTGGAACACCTTGATGTTTAACAATTGACTATGACACATTAGAGGATAATGCAGTTACTTTAAGAAACAGAGATACTATGGAACAAGTCAGAGTATCAATTGACCAAGTAATTTCATTTATTCAAAAATAAAACTAACTAAATTAATTCAAAGGAGGAAATAATGTCAGCAAGATTAACTTCTGAAATAACAAATCAAATTAAACATGCAAATGATATTGTTGATGTTATTTCTGAATTTATTCAATTACATAAAAAGGGAAATAGTTATGTTGGACTATGTCCTTTTCACCAAGATACTAAACCTAGTTTAAGTGTTGTTCAAGCTAAGCAAATTTTCAAATGCTTTGTTTGCGAAACTGCTGGTGACGTAATTGAGTTTGTGAAAAGATACAAAAGCATTTCTTATGTAGACACATTAGAATATTTAGCTAAAAGAGCAAATATTGAACTTGATTTTGAACAATATAAGCAAACTGAAACAATAAATTATTCTCAAGAAGCAATTGAAATAACTGATGTTTTAGACATTGTTAACTCATTTTACAAAGTTCAATATTTAACCAATCAATCTGCTAAAGAATATTTAGCTAAACGTAAAATTGACAATCAAATTAGAGAAAAATTCAACATTGGTTATGCACCTAAAAATGTTTTGGTTAATTATTTAACTAATTTAAATTATTCAACACATCAAATGCAACAAGCAGGATTAGTTAATGCAGATATGCACGAGTTATTCTGGGATAGAGTAACTTTTGGTATTGCTAATGAACACGGACACATTGTTGGATTTAGTGGAAGAAAACTAAATAACAATGATCCTAATTCACCTAAATACATTAACTCTCCAGAAACTGTTGCATTTAACAAATCGAGAATTTTATATAACTACCATAATGCCAAAGATTCAATCAGAACTAAAAAACAAGTTGTAATTGTTGAAGGTTATATGGATGTTATCGCTTGTTATAAAGCAGGAATTGAAAACGTAGTCGCAATTATGGGGACTGCACTTACTAAAGAACATTTAGCACTTATCAAAAACACAAAAGTTTTAATGTTCCTTGATAATGATAAAGCAGGAATTGAAGCAACATTTAGAAGTTTAAGTAGATTATTAGAACACAATTTTGATGTTTCTATTATTAATAACACTTATTCAAAAGACCCTGACGAAATTTTAAATGAATATGGTGCACAAACTTTAGTTGACTTGATTAACAATTCACAAATATCTGCTATTGACTTTCTTTACAATCGTTTAAAAATCAAACATCAAATCAGCAGTGATAATTATGATTTTAATCACTTTAACTTGTTTATCATTGAACTTAATAAATACCTTGATTTATTTAGTGAAAAAGAACAACAATATTTAAAATCACAATTACAAAGAGAATTTAATTACGAACTAAAAATTGTTCCTAAAAGACAAATCCAAGAACAAGTCAAGTATGATGAATTTGTTGCAAATGACCCATATGCACCTTTTGATCCATATGATGGGTTTGTTCAAGCACTTAACAATGTTAGGTTTGATGAAAAAGATTTTTACAGCAAGCTTACTACTTTAGGTATTCAAAATAGATTGAAAATCTTAACTCAAGCTATGATGAACCCTCATATTTTGGATATCTTAAAACAAACTGAACATATTGGTGCTGTTTTTAGCTACCCAACTCAAATTGGCAAACTATACAAAGAAGTCATGAAAAACACCACACAATATTTAAATGAAAATTATTTAGACATATTCAAGCAATATTTACTTAAAAATTGTGGAATGACTGAAGCTGAAGTTAATTCAGAAATTATTGAAAATTATTTACACGAGTTATATGAAGAAACAACTTTCTTTACAGAGACAAGTATGCTTTCGTTTAATTCATATATAGTAGAACAAGAACCATTTATACAACAAACAATTGCAGATTTACCTAAGGGAGATCCATTGCCACCATATCTTGTTGACACAATAAATAACTTGAAAAAACTTAACTCAAATAAACCTGATAAGAAGAGAGGGAGATAATTTATGTATAAATTTGAAGAGATTATTAATTATATGAAAAGAGAGCTTAAAAAGCACCACAAAGATTACTTAACTCAAGAAGAAGTCTTTGATATCTTAAGCTCAAAAGGTTTATCTATTGATGAAGACACTATTGATGATTTTATGTCAGAATTAAAAGATAACAATATTATTATTGATGATGTTGACTTCGGTGACAATGATGACTATACAGAAGCTGATTTTGAAGATGTAGCACCTGCAAAATCAAAAAAATCTAAGAAAACAAAAGAAAAAAGTCTAGATGACTATGATTTCGAAAAATTAACTGACCTTGATGACCAGGAGCCTGACTTTGACGGTGGCTTTGATTCTGATGATATGGATGATGATGAGTATTATGAAGATGACGAAAACGAAGATTACTACACAATTCCAGATGAAGAAATAGAAGCTGATGAAGAAGAAGAGGAAGATGAAGAAAAAGAAACTGAAGTTCATAGATTAAGCGATGAATTCTTTGATGATGCAGGAATTGATTCAGGTTTTGATGATATGGATTTAGTTTTTGAAACTTACGATGAACCAATCGAATTAGCTGACGATACAAAAATTAAATATAACTTATCAAACAAACTTACTGAAACAAATGACATTGTTAAATGATATATGCGTTGAATCGGTAAATATGGAGAATTATTAACTTTAGAAGAAGAAAAACACTTAGCTAAATTAATGGAAAAAGGTGGTTTCAGAGGAAAAAGAGCAAGAGATAAACTTATCCAAAGAAACTTGCGTCTAGTTATTAACAATGCTAAAAAATACAAAAATAGAGGACTTACATTTATTGACTTAATTTCTGAAGGTAACTCAGGTATCTTAAAAGCTGTTCAAAAATATGATGTTAACAAAGGGTTTAAATTCTCAACATATGCTACTTGATGAATTAGACAAGCTATCACAAGAGCTGTAGCTGACCAAGCTAGAACAATCCGTGTGCCTGTTCATATGGTAGAAACAATTAACAAAATTTCAAAAATTGAACGTGAATTACAACAAGAATTAGGAAGAGAACCATCTGATGAGGAAATTGCAGAAAGATACCAAAATGGATATGATGCTGCTAAAGTTAGATACATTAGAAAAATTAATATCGACCCTATTTCATTAGATAAACAAGTCGGTAAAGAAAACGATTCATCATTCAGTGACTTTGTTAAAGATGACAACATTGTTTCACCGGTTGATTATGCTTCACAAGAAGAATTAGAAGAAATCTTATTAGATATGGTTAACAACCTTGATCCAGAAGATAAAAAACTTATTTGTAAACGTTTTGGTATCGGTGTTGATGAAAACGGAAATAAATACAGAGTGCACTCATTAGAAGAATTAGCACTAGACCGTGGAGGAGTCTCTAAAGAACGTGTAAGACAAATTGAAAACAAAATCTTACGTAAACTTAAATCAGATCCAAAACACGGTAAAAACTTAAAAGACTTTATTAGAAACTAAAAACGACAATTAAACAAAATTAGGAAAAATAGATATTATGAGAGAAAAAAGTTTAAAAATTAAAGATTTTATTGAATTATTAAACAAAATGTACCCATTAGAAAACAAAGAAATTTGAGATCCATCAGGGTACTCAGTTAAAACAGTTCAAGCTAAAAAATTCAAAGGTGCAGTTTTAGCAATAGACCTTACAAAAGAAGTGCTTCAAGAAGCAATTGATAATGATTGCAACGTTATCTTAACACACCACCCATTCAAATTCGAAAGAAGATGAATTGATGAAGATTACAAAGCTCCATACAAAAGAGAAATCTTAAATTTACTTAGAAAACACCAAATTACAGCATTCTCAATGCACACAAATTACGACTGTGACCCAAAAGGTACTTCATACCAAATTGCAAGATATATGGGTATAGAAGCAAAACAAAATGAAGAATTAACACAAAAATTCTCATCAGTTATTAATGCTAATTTATCATTAAACCAAATTAAAGAATTATTAGAAAAAAGATTAGGATTGCACTCATTTAGAACTAATGTTGCACCTGAAAACTACGATAAAAAATTCAAAACAGTTGCAATCTTAAGTGGAAGTGGATACATTGGGCAAATTAATGATTTAGCTACAAAATGTGACTTAATCATTTCAAGCGACTTTAGATGAAGTGACTGAATCGTATTTGACCAAACAAACACAAACATTTTAGAAGTTCCACACTTAGATGAAGAAGTATTTGCGCTTGATATGTATGAACAACTTCAAGAAATGCTTCCAAATCATAAATTCATTTTTGTTAAAACTAATGTACCATATCACAATATGTAATTGACTAAATTTAACTGCTATAAAGCAGTTATTTTTATTTTTATAATAGTGTGCAAGCTTTAAAAGTTTTGCCACTTTAAACTTTTATTACTATAAACTAAACAACAAAGTGCAATCTTTAAAAAAATAAAAATGTATAATTAATAAAATTTATTTTATTAATTAACTAAAAGGGTGTTATGAACAATAAAAATCTAGCAAATTTAATCAGACCAACTAAATTAGAAGACATCGTTGGACAAAAGCACGTTGTTAAACTACTTGAAAAAGTTGTTGCAAACAAAATAACAACAAGTTTTATTTTCTTTGGTGAATCAGGAACCGGTAAGACAACAAGTGCAATGATTTTGGCTAACCAATTAGGTCTTAAGTATGATTTATTTAACGCATCAGTTGATAATAAAGATAAATTAATTAATATTTTCAAAAATAATGATGTAATCATCATCGATGAAATACATAGATTAAATAAAGATAAGCAAGACATTTTGTTATCTTATCTAGAATTTGACAAGATTATTGTTTATGCAACTACAACAGAAAACCCTTACTTTAAAGTTGTGCCTGCTCTAAGAAGTAGAATGCAAATTGTGCAGTTTTTTAAGATTTCAGAAAATGAAATCGCAGAGAAACTTAATCAAATTGTTAAAGAAAGTTTTCCTAACTACTTAATTAGTATGGATGTTCTAAAAAACTTAGCTAGATTTTCTTCAGGAGACTTAAGATTAAGTATTAACAATTTACATATGCTCATTTTATGTTCTGATCCAGGTGTAGAAATTACCAAAGAGCAACTGAAACAAGTTATTCCAAATATTAACTTTTACAGTGACTTAAATTCAAGTGCACATTACAATAATTTATCTGCATTTCACAAATCTCTCAGAGGTTCAGATGTAAATGCTGCACTGTATTATGGGATGTTAATTTTAAAAAGTGGAGATGTTGATGGATTATTCAGGAGAATGATTTGTGCATCATATGAAGATATTGGTCACGCTTCACCGAATGTAAGCTTAAGAGTGCTAAATGCAATTGAAGCTTTTGAGCGACTCGGAATGCCTGAAGGAAAATTACCAATTGCTTTTGCAATTATCGATATTGCACTAGCACCAAAAAGTAACTCAACATACATTGCAATCGAAAACACAAAACAAATCTTGGATTCAGGACAAATTTATCAAATACCAAAACATTTAAGAGATTCACATTATGCATCAGCGGTTAAATTAGGTGATGGAGTTGATTACAAATATCCACATAACTACTGAAACAATTATGTCAATCAGCAATATTTACCAAAAGAATTATCTAAAGCAGAATTTTATTTTGCTGGATTAAATGAAAACGAACAAAAATACAAAAAATATTGACAAAAAATCAAGGAAGCAATCAAGGAGGATTAGATGAATTTAAAATTAGAAAACATTAATTCGTTAGAAGATCTTAAATTAGCAAAAGCAAGTGTATTTTCAAATGAAGGAGAAATTTACAAACTTCAACAAGAATTAAAAACAGCCCCAGTTGAACAAAAGAAAGAAATTGGACAAAAAATTACAATTCTTAAAAAAGAATATGAAGATTTCTTTAAGTTAGCTGAAGAAAGAATTCAAAAACTTGAAATTGAAAAGAAAATTAATTCAGAATTTATTGACGCAACAATTCCTGTTTTAAAACCTGGAGCATTACACCCAATCACACTTGTTGAAGAAAGATTAAGAGATTGATTTTTCCAACACGGATACTATGAGCGTAAAGATGGTGAAATTGTATCTGATGAATATAACTTTAAACGTTTAAATATTCCAGATGATCACCCTGCAAGAGGGATGCATGACTCACTTTACATTACAGAACAAACTTTATTAAGAACACATAATACAGGTATTACTGCAAAAGTTCTTGAAGAAAATCCTAATAAGGAATTTTCAACTTTTGCTATTGGTAAAGTTTACAGAAATGATGAAGATGATGCAACTCACTCACACCAATTTACTCAAATTGACTTTGTTACAGTTGGAAAAGTTTCATTCTCTAACTTAATTTGAACTCTTAAAGATTTACTTTCATATGTTTTAGAAGAAAACGTTGAAATCAGATTAAGACCAAGTTACTTCCCATTCACTGAGCCAAGTGTTGAAGTTGATGTATTTTACAAAAATAGATGAATTGAAATTTTAGGTGCCGGTATGCTTCATCCAAGTGTTTTAGAAATGGCTGGTTTTGATTCATCATTTAACGGTTTTGCAGCTGGTATTGGAATTGAACGTATCACAATGATTAAATATGGTTTTACAGATATAAGAGATTTATACAGAAATGATTTAAGAATAATGGAGCAATTTAAAAATGAAAGATAGTTTTTTAAAAATATTACAGTCAGAAGGTCAAAAACCATACTTTACAAAAATTTTAGATAAATTAAAAGAAGAAGAAACAAATGGAGTTAAAGTTTTTCCACACCAAATGGATTTATTTAAACCATTTGAATTCTTCCAAGTTAATGAAACTAAAGTTATTATCTTAGGTCAAGATCCATACCACACATTAGGTTTAGCTGATGGATTAGCATTTTCAACATACGATGACAAATTTGCTCCATCACTAAATAATATGCTTAAGGAACTTAAAAAAGATTATCCTAAAACAAAATTAGAAACGACTTCACTTGTTTCTTGAGCTAAACAAGGTGTTTTATTATTAAATACAGTTTTAACAGTTGCTCAAAGCAAGCCTGCTTCACACTTCAAAATAGGATGAGAAACTTTCACACACAAAGTAGTTGAAGAAGTAGTTGCGCAAAACCCTAATGTTATTGTGGTTGCGTTAGGTAAAAAAGCACAACAATTCATTAAAGATATAGCAATTAATCCTAAGAACTTAGTTGAACTTGCACACCCAAGTCCATATAGTTACAACAAAGGTTTTGCAGATTCACACTTATTTAAAACTATTAATAAAAAACTTAAACAAAACAATGTAGAACCAATCAAATGAGATTTAACTAAAGGAGGAAAGTAATTTATGATTTTATCTTTAAAACATTTAAATAAATATTTACCAAATATTAAGTTAGATGCAAAAGAAGTAGAAAAAGCATTAAACAACTTAGGTTTAGAAGTTGAATCAGTTTCACCTTTCTCTGACGTTAAAGGTTTAGTATTTGCAAAAGTTTTAGAAGTTTCAGTTAACCCTAATTCAGACAAATTAGATGTAGTTAAAGTTTTAACAAAACAAGGTGAATACACAATTCAAACAAATAATAGAATTTTAAAACCAGGTGACCTTACAATTTGCTTCCCAACAGGTGCATCAAAAGGAAATTTTGTTTTCGCAGACAAAGAAATTAAAGGAGTTTTATCACAAGGAATGTTCGGTGCGTGATCTGAAATTGGATATGATAATTCACTTTTATCATATACTGACTCAATTTTAGTTTTATCAAACGATTTTGCTACACTTGAAGATGATGCAATGGAACTTTTAGGTCTTAATGACACACTTATTGAAATTTCAGTAACGGCAAACAGAAATGATGCAAACTCATATTATGTTTTAGCTAGAGAATTAGCTTCATATTTTGATACTGACTTTATAAGCATATTAAAAGAAACGCCAAGTTCATTTACAACACAATTTACAGTTAATAAAAACAAAGCACAACATTTATCATTTACAGAAGTTAAAGGTAAAAAAGAAACAACTTTATATGAAAAAATGTTACTTGCAAAAAACGGTATTGATACAAAATTCGACTGAGCAGTTAATTTAACAAACTTAACATTAATTAACTATGGTGTGCCTGCTCACGTTTATGATGCTACAAAATTAGAAAACAATTTAAGTGCAGATTATTATTTAGGAAAATTAGTCATTTTAGGAAATAAAGAAGTTGAATTAAATAATGTTTTAACAATTTTTGCTAACAATAAACCTGTTTCAGTTGCTTGTGCTATGGGTCTAGAAGACACGAAAGCTACAGAGCAAACAAATGATTATTTATTTGAAGTTGGAGTGTTTAAGTCTACAGATGTTAGACATTCATCTAAAGAGCTTAAATTAATTTCAAACTCAGCTGCACAAGGTGCAAGAACAATTACACCCGAATTAGCAAGTTTAGCAGTTAAATTCATCAGATCATACTGCAATGATTTACAAGTCTCAAATACAATTGGTGAATTTGAATTTGATAGTTACAAAGAAATAAAAATTGATAATGAAAAATTAAAAGTTTACTCAAATAAATCAGACAATCAATTAGTTGAATTTATCAAAGCTAAAGATCAATTAAGTAAATTAGGATTTATCTTTGAAGTAGACACTGTTAAAGTTCCTAACTACAGATATGATGTTAACTTATTTGAAGATGTTATGGAAGAATTATTCAGATTCTATTCATACAGCAACTTTAAAGAAGAAATTGTTAAAAATGTTCCATTAATTACACAATCAAAAGATAGAACAAAAAATATTATTAGTGGAATGGGTTATTCAGAAGTTAGAACATTTACACTTGTTTCTAAAGAAAAAGCAGACTTTAAAGTTTTAGACTTAGAAGAAACTGTTGGACCTTTATTAACATTCGTTTCTAAAGAAAGAGAATACGTACGTAATTCAATTATTGTTTCATTGCAAGAAGTTGTTGAATACAATCAAAAACGTAAATTAAACTCAATTAACATTTTTGAAGTAGGAATGATCGGGAACTCTAATGAAGTTTTAGGTCTTACTTCGACAACTAAATCATTCTTTGAAATGAAACAAGATATTATTAATTTCGCAAAATTAGATTTAGAATTTGTTCCTTTAAAAGACAACGCTTTAGTTCATCCAAATGCATCTGCAAAAATTGTTTACATTGACCAAAACACATGTGCACAAGTTGAATTAGGTTGATTAGGTAAAATTCATCCATCAATCGATAAGACAAATGCATTCTATGCAGAATTATTCACAGATGTGATTAAAAACATCAGAAACAATGAAGCAGCAACTAAATTCAAATCAGTTAATACTGAACCATACAAAACACTTGACCTTACATTTGAACTTGCAAATGGTGAGTACATTCAAGATAAAATTAATCAAATTAAATCAGTTTCAGATTGTTTCAGCA
It encodes the following:
- a CDS encoding Nif3-like dinuclear metal center hexameric protein translates to MREKSLKIKDFIELLNKMYPLENKEIWDPSGYSVKTVQAKKFKGAVLAIDLTKEVLQEAIDNDCNVILTHHPFKFERRWIDEDYKAPYKREILNLLRKHQITAFSMHTNYDCDPKGTSYQIARYMGIEAKQNEELTQKFSSVINANLSLNQIKELLEKRLGLHSFRTNVAPENYDKKFKTVAILSGSGYIGQINDLATKCDLIISSDFRWSDWIVFDQTNTNILEVPHLDEEVFALDMYEQLQEMLPNHKFIFVKTNVPYHNM
- a CDS encoding glycine--tRNA ligase — protein: MLNNRENKMNDIVNHLKNSGFVFQGSEIYGGLSNTWDYGPLGSLLKDNIEQAWKREFVIKETNNYLIDSKILMNPQVWVTSGHVSNFSDPLIENKVNGKRYRADKLIQEVNPDLIPEKMSFDEMVAFVRDHIKEYEGDKTDWSDIKKFNLMFETSQGVVEGAKSKVYLRPETAQGIFINFKNVQRTMRAKLPFGVAQVGKSFRNEVTPGNFIFRTREFEQMELEFFTKPEEAQQWFDYYVNKAYNFVQQLGISKDLIRVRAHDPEELAHYSAGTSDIEFNFAFGWGELLGVANRTDYDLKSHMNATGESLDYLDPENNTKVIPYVIEPSIGLDRLMLAVITSAYDVEELENNDSRIVLRFPYEIAPYKVAVMPLVKKLNEKSKEIFNNLVAAGISVTYDEAGSIGKRYRRQDAIGTPWCLTIDYDTLEDNAVTLRNRDTMEQVRVSIDQVISFIQK
- a CDS encoding replication-associated recombination protein A codes for the protein MNNKNLANLIRPTKLEDIVGQKHVVKLLEKVVANKITTSFIFFGESGTGKTTSAMILANQLGLKYDLFNASVDNKDKLINIFKNNDVIIIDEIHRLNKDKQDILLSYLEFDKIIVYATTTENPYFKVVPALRSRMQIVQFFKISENEIAEKLNQIVKESFPNYLISMDVLKNLARFSSGDLRLSINNLHMLILCSDPGVEITKEQLKQVIPNINFYSDLNSSAHYNNLSAFHKSLRGSDVNAALYYGMLILKSGDVDGLFRRMICASYEDIGHASPNVSLRVLNAIEAFERLGMPEGKLPIAFAIIDIALAPKSNSTYIAIENTKQILDSGQIYQIPKHLRDSHYASAVKLGDGVDYKYPHNYWNNYVNQQYLPKELSKAEFYFAGLNENEQKYKKYWQKIKEAIKED
- a CDS encoding RNA polymerase sigma factor — its product is MYKFEEIINYMKRELKKHHKDYLTQEEVFDILSSKGLSIDEDTIDDFMSELKDNNIIIDDVDFGDNDDYTEADFEDVAPAKSKKSKKTKEKSLDDYDFEKLTDLDDQEPDFDGGFDSDDMDDDEYYEDDENEDYYTIPDEEIEADEEEEEDEEKETEVHRLSDEFFDDAGIDSGFDDMDLVFETYDEPIELADDTKIKYNLSNKLTETNDIVKWYMRWIGKYGELLTLEEEKHLAKLMEKGGFRGKRARDKLIQRNLRLVINNAKKYKNRGLTFIDLISEGNSGILKAVQKYDVNKGFKFSTYATWWIRQAITRAVADQARTIRVPVHMVETINKISKIERELQQELGREPSDEEIAERYQNGYDAAKVRYIRKINIDPISLDKQVGKENDSSFSDFVKDDNIVSPVDYASQEELEEILLDMVNNLDPEDKKLICKRFGIGVDENGNKYRVHSLEELALDRGGVSKERVRQIENKILRKLKSDPKHGKNLKDFIRN
- a CDS encoding uracil-DNA glycosylase, with the protein product MKDSFLKILQSEGQKPYFTKILDKLKEEETNGVKVFPHQMDLFKPFEFFQVNETKVIILGQDPYHTLGLADGLAFSTYDDKFAPSLNNMLKELKKDYPKTKLETTSLVSWAKQGVLLLNTVLTVAQSKPASHFKIGWETFTHKVVEEVVAQNPNVIVVALGKKAQQFIKDIAINPKNLVELAHPSPYSYNKGFADSHLFKTINKKLKQNNVEPIKWDLTKGGK
- the dnaG gene encoding DNA primase, producing the protein MSARLTSEITNQIKHANDIVDVISEFIQLHKKGNSYVGLCPFHQDTKPSLSVVQAKQIFKCFVCETAGDVIEFVKRYKSISYVDTLEYLAKRANIELDFEQYKQTETINYSQEAIEITDVLDIVNSFYKVQYLTNQSAKEYLAKRKIDNQIREKFNIGYAPKNVLVNYLTNLNYSTHQMQQAGLVNADMHELFWDRVTFGIANEHGHIVGFSGRKLNNNDPNSPKYINSPETVAFNKSRILYNYHNAKDSIRTKKQVVIVEGYMDVIACYKAGIENVVAIMGTALTKEHLALIKNTKVLMFLDNDKAGIEATFRSLSRLLEHNFDVSIINNTYSKDPDEILNEYGAQTLVDLINNSQISAIDFLYNRLKIKHQISSDNYDFNHFNLFIIELNKYLDLFSEKEQQYLKSQLQREFNYELKIVPKRQIQEQVKYDEFVANDPYAPFDPYDGFVQALNNVRFDEKDFYSKLTTLGIQNRLKILTQAMMNPHILDILKQTEHIGAVFSYPTQIGKLYKEVMKNTTQYLNENYLDIFKQYLLKNCGMTEAEVNSEIIENYLHELYEETTFFTETSMLSFNSYIVEQEPFIQQTIADLPKGDPLPPYLVDTINNLKKLNSNKPDKKRGR
- the pheS gene encoding phenylalanine--tRNA ligase subunit alpha, yielding MNLKLENINSLEDLKLAKASVFSNEGEIYKLQQELKTAPVEQKKEIGQKITILKKEYEDFFKLAEERIQKLEIEKKINSEFIDATIPVLKPGALHPITLVEERLRDWFFQHGYYERKDGEIVSDEYNFKRLNIPDDHPARGMHDSLYITEQTLLRTHNTGITAKVLEENPNKEFSTFAIGKVYRNDEDDATHSHQFTQIDFVTVGKVSFSNLIWTLKDLLSYVLEENVEIRLRPSYFPFTEPSVEVDVFYKNRWIEILGAGMLHPSVLEMAGFDSSFNGFAAGIGIERITMIKYGFTDIRDLYRNDLRIMEQFKNER
- a CDS encoding phenylalanine--tRNA ligase subunit beta yields the protein MILSLKHLNKYLPNIKLDAKEVEKALNNLGLEVESVSPFSDVKGLVFAKVLEVSVNPNSDKLDVVKVLTKQGEYTIQTNNRILKPGDLTICFPTGASKGNFVFADKEIKGVLSQGMFGAWSEIGYDNSLLSYTDSILVLSNDFATLEDDAMELLGLNDTLIEISVTANRNDANSYYVLARELASYFDTDFISILKETPSSFTTQFTVNKNKAQHLSFTEVKGKKETTLYEKMLLAKNGIDTKFDWAVNLTNLTLINYGVPAHVYDATKLENNLSADYYLGKLVILGNKEVELNNVLTIFANNKPVSVACAMGLEDTKATEQTNDYLFEVGVFKSTDVRHSSKELKLISNSAAQGARTITPELASLAVKFIRSYCNDLQVSNTIGEFEFDSYKEIKIDNEKLKVYSNKSDNQLVEFIKAKDQLSKLGFIFEVDTVKVPNYRYDVNLFEDVMEELFRFYSYSNFKEEIVKNVPLITQSKDRTKNIISGMGYSEVRTFTLVSKEKADFKVLDLEETVGPLLTFVSKEREYVRNSIIVSLQEVVEYNQKRKLNSINIFEVGMIGNSNEVLGLTSTTKSFFEMKQDIINFAKLDLEFVPLKDNALVHPNASAKIVYIDQNTCAQVELGWLGKIHPSIDKTNAFYAELFTDVIKNIRNNEAATKFKSVNTEPYKTLDLTFELANGEYIQDKINQIKSVSDCFSIDQIDDYKKENSHNVTLRITGSSEQIEKIDSHFNN